A stretch of Desulfobacter hydrogenophilus DNA encodes these proteins:
- a CDS encoding helix-turn-helix domain-containing protein: MKRTGRKFVSPIEPLALKWLSLIEFSDEESNRTKLRAQAIRLSNSGYSINQISQICLTTQETVSKWIDGWGKYQFDSLIDKPRPGRTPLIPGDKHDEVIDIVKKNPRQLKSAITEIEGTFGKKISVKTLKRIIKKNCVGVEDGNLSKANAMRTSSGTRKRKLKS; encoded by the coding sequence ATGAAACGTACGGGTAGAAAATTTGTTTCTCCAATTGAGCCATTGGCATTAAAATGGCTGTCACTTATTGAATTTTCGGATGAAGAGTCAAACCGTACTAAACTTAGGGCTCAAGCAATTCGATTGAGCAACTCTGGGTATAGTATCAATCAGATTTCACAAATATGTTTGACTACTCAGGAAACAGTTTCGAAGTGGATCGATGGATGGGGAAAATATCAATTTGACTCTTTAATTGATAAACCACGTCCTGGAAGGACACCACTGATCCCTGGTGATAAACATGATGAAGTCATTGATATTGTAAAGAAAAATCCAAGACAACTTAAAAGTGCCATTACTGAAATAGAGGGAACGTTTGGTAAAAAAATCAGCGTAAAAACCCTGAAACGAATTATAAAAAAAAACTGCGTTGGTGTCGAGGACGGAAATCTCTCAAAAGCAAACGCAATGAGAACGAGTTCAGGGACGCGCAAAAGGAAATTGAAATCTTGA
- a CDS encoding protein-tyrosine phosphatase family protein — MSYQLIWITQSLAVGRAPMSYAQLDVIRENGVHAIVNLCAEFSDLHEIEEKAGFDVFHLPIWDEDVPEMARMEDALAWMDEAIYLGKKVLVHCRHGIGRTGTFVTAYMIRKGLGLKAASKKLKRCQANPSTYSQWKLVKKYNKKSGMLKIREPSLEMKNKVDLSHFFSDYEVLVERIDKETAGHRAEDELFCGTGAHLCCDQSFTMPFIEVIYIHTRMGRQMKSDQRTAAVQRAMTAVQAKDAACPFNWGNGCQIFDFRPVRCRTFMIDGFHQDDVQISNQLQELSRTVFLALSGKFLENGQFSFSMAETVSGKFVQAYFNFMAALTCK; from the coding sequence ATGAGCTACCAACTGATATGGATCACCCAGAGCCTGGCCGTGGGTCGTGCCCCCATGTCCTATGCCCAGCTGGATGTAATCCGAGAGAACGGCGTCCACGCTATTGTCAACCTCTGCGCTGAATTCAGCGATCTGCATGAAATTGAAGAAAAGGCCGGATTTGATGTCTTCCACCTGCCCATCTGGGATGAGGATGTACCCGAGATGGCCCGGATGGAAGATGCCCTGGCCTGGATGGACGAGGCCATATACCTGGGCAAGAAGGTGCTGGTCCACTGCCGCCACGGCATCGGAAGAACGGGTACCTTTGTTACCGCCTATATGATCCGCAAAGGCTTAGGGCTCAAAGCGGCATCCAAAAAGCTCAAGCGGTGCCAGGCCAACCCTTCCACTTACAGCCAGTGGAAACTGGTAAAAAAGTACAACAAAAAATCGGGCATGCTCAAGATACGAGAACCCTCCCTGGAAATGAAAAACAAGGTGGATCTGAGCCATTTTTTTTCTGACTATGAAGTCCTGGTGGAGAGAATCGATAAGGAGACGGCCGGGCATCGGGCAGAAGATGAGCTTTTTTGCGGCACCGGCGCCCATCTCTGTTGTGATCAATCCTTTACCATGCCCTTTATTGAGGTGATATACATCCACACCCGTATGGGCCGGCAGATGAAATCAGACCAGAGGACCGCTGCCGTTCAGCGGGCCATGACCGCAGTGCAGGCAAAGGATGCGGCCTGTCCCTTTAATTGGGGAAATGGGTGCCAGATTTTTGACTTCAGGCCGGTCCGGTGCCGGACCTTCATGATTGATGGGTTTCACCAGGACGATGTCCAGATTTCAAATCAACTTCAAGAGTTGTCCAGAACGGTTTTCCTGGCCCTATCCGGAAAGTTCCTGGAAAACGGGCAATTCTCCTTTTCCATGGCAGAAACAGTATCCGGCAAATTTGTCCAAGCCTATTTTAACTTCATGGCTGCATTGACATGTAAGTAG
- a CDS encoding PEP/pyruvate-binding domain-containing protein: protein MLIKNLFRHWTYQVFAPGTVLREKYEAFKRLLGHDRAAHEHLAVLEDLYYNQRQVDLEFVVRTYEAFSGAVADMVQELLAMCPNGYWSLKDYHKKFDFYVRFILAPPKFDFSPPFILTLEQDLCLNEDNVGGKAAVLSRLKQALGLPVPQGFVITTRAFHLFMEAGNLYPFVRQQLAALDIDEPANLAATALTIEKAVLAASLPEELAKEIEAGLVRLEAVAAGFKKDNSPFRFAMRSSAVREDGDVSFAGQYLSLMNVNMADVDLAYKRVIASKYSPAALSYRIRSGIPDHDTPMAVLVLEMIEARAAGVIYTRDVNGRDPGSLTIYSAWGLGGSVVDGRVTPDMIRVDQNGGITSARTGAKDRRLVPDGGQGTCMANTNRGKRRALSIGTREIITLNKWARTVEQYFKTPQDMEWCLSTGRELFFLQSRSLKARDPVEKTQSVSAPDLSPFCRGGQIICAGKAAGPLFKLNRLEQLKDIPEHAVVAAPFGLPQYTAAIHRMAGIILETGSAAGHFASIAREFGLPAIICPEGFDTLESGSMVTLDADAGRVYPGEIKSLLSPSSGRSDQDGFANSTLMDKLGFIIRFCADLKLTDPDAWDFSPEACRSMHDIIRFVHETAVREMFFLGQRRGTRKKGAKQLMSGLPMLFYILDVGAGKDAGLFSLPGKRSVLGMADLACVPLKALFKGLSHPDICWDEANHFDWESYDKIVMAGGIISPDSPQFGSYAVVSRTYMNLNLRFGYHFVILDCICAPSKEDNYILFRFSGGGGNSGGRWRRARFIAGVLEKIGFVTQVTSDLIDGRIMGVDDARIQEILDQTGRLLGATKLMDMYLKDGENMEEYVSAFMNGQYDFRPFTGE, encoded by the coding sequence ATGCTGATAAAAAATCTATTTAGACACTGGACCTATCAGGTCTTTGCCCCGGGCACAGTGCTCAGGGAAAAGTATGAGGCCTTTAAACGCCTTCTCGGGCACGATAGGGCTGCCCATGAACATCTGGCGGTTCTTGAGGACCTGTACTACAATCAGCGGCAGGTGGACCTGGAATTTGTGGTCAGAACCTATGAGGCCTTTTCAGGCGCAGTGGCGGACATGGTCCAGGAACTGCTGGCCATGTGCCCCAATGGATATTGGAGCCTGAAAGACTATCACAAAAAATTTGACTTCTATGTCCGATTCATTCTGGCACCGCCCAAGTTTGACTTCTCGCCCCCCTTTATCCTGACACTGGAGCAGGATCTCTGTCTGAACGAAGATAACGTCGGGGGGAAAGCTGCGGTGCTGTCCCGGCTGAAACAGGCACTTGGCTTGCCGGTTCCCCAAGGATTTGTCATCACCACCCGGGCCTTTCATCTTTTTATGGAGGCCGGCAACCTCTATCCCTTTGTCCGTCAGCAGCTGGCCGCCCTGGATATTGATGAGCCAGCCAATCTGGCAGCTACGGCCCTAACCATTGAGAAAGCCGTGCTCGCGGCGTCTTTGCCTGAAGAGCTGGCAAAGGAGATTGAAGCGGGTCTGGTCCGGTTAGAAGCTGTGGCTGCAGGTTTTAAAAAGGATAATTCGCCTTTCAGGTTTGCCATGCGCAGCAGCGCTGTCAGGGAGGACGGCGATGTCAGTTTTGCAGGTCAGTATCTGAGTCTGATGAATGTGAATATGGCCGATGTGGACCTGGCATACAAGCGGGTCATTGCCAGCAAATACAGCCCGGCAGCTCTGTCTTACCGAATCCGTTCCGGAATCCCGGACCATGATACCCCCATGGCGGTATTGGTCCTTGAAATGATTGAGGCCCGTGCCGCCGGGGTTATCTATACACGAGATGTCAATGGCCGGGACCCGGGCAGTCTGACAATCTATTCTGCCTGGGGACTTGGTGGCTCTGTAGTGGACGGCCGGGTGACCCCTGACATGATCCGCGTGGATCAAAATGGTGGCATTACCAGTGCCAGGACAGGCGCCAAGGATAGACGCCTGGTTCCCGATGGGGGACAAGGCACCTGTATGGCAAATACGAATAGGGGAAAGCGCCGGGCCTTGTCCATCGGGACAAGGGAGATCATTACCCTGAATAAATGGGCAAGAACGGTTGAACAATATTTTAAAACCCCTCAGGATATGGAGTGGTGTCTCAGCACGGGACGAGAGTTGTTTTTTCTTCAATCGCGTTCTCTGAAAGCCCGGGATCCGGTGGAAAAGACCCAATCTGTGTCTGCCCCGGACCTATCGCCGTTTTGCCGGGGAGGGCAGATCATATGTGCCGGCAAGGCGGCAGGCCCCTTGTTTAAACTTAACCGCCTGGAACAGCTCAAAGATATCCCTGAACATGCCGTTGTGGCAGCCCCCTTTGGCCTGCCCCAGTATACGGCAGCAATTCACAGGATGGCTGGCATCATCCTTGAGACCGGGAGCGCGGCAGGGCACTTTGCCTCCATTGCCCGGGAGTTCGGCCTACCGGCCATAATTTGTCCCGAGGGGTTCGATACCCTTGAATCCGGCAGTATGGTAACTCTGGATGCAGATGCCGGCAGGGTTTATCCGGGAGAGATTAAGTCTTTGCTTTCCCCTTCATCCGGCCGGTCTGATCAGGACGGATTCGCCAATAGTACGCTCATGGACAAGCTTGGGTTTATAATTCGTTTTTGTGCAGATTTGAAGCTCACCGATCCGGATGCCTGGGACTTCAGCCCGGAGGCCTGCCGTTCCATGCATGATATCATTCGGTTTGTCCATGAAACCGCCGTCAGGGAGATGTTTTTTCTAGGGCAGAGAAGAGGGACCCGGAAAAAAGGAGCAAAGCAGCTGATGTCCGGTCTTCCCATGCTGTTTTATATTTTGGACGTGGGGGCGGGTAAGGACGCAGGACTTTTCTCTTTGCCTGGGAAAAGATCTGTCCTGGGTATGGCGGATTTGGCCTGTGTACCCTTGAAGGCTCTATTTAAGGGGTTATCCCATCCTGATATCTGCTGGGACGAGGCCAACCATTTTGACTGGGAATCCTATGACAAAATTGTCATGGCCGGTGGCATCATCTCCCCGGATTCTCCACAGTTTGGCAGTTATGCCGTGGTGTCGAGAACCTATATGAATCTTAACTTGAGATTTGGGTATCATTTTGTGATACTGGACTGCATTTGCGCCCCGTCCAAGGAGGACAATTATATTTTGTTCCGGTTTTCAGGGGGCGGCGGCAATTCCGGGGGCAGATGGCGTAGGGCCCGTTTTATCGCAGGGGTGCTGGAAAAAATAGGATTTGTCACCCAAGTCACCTCTGATTTGATCGATGGTCGGATCATGGGGGTGGATGATGCCCGGATTCAAGAGATTCTGGACCAGACCGGACGGCTGCTTGGGGCCACCAAACTCATGGATATGTATCTTAAGGACGGAGAAAATATGGAAGAATACGTAAGTGCCTTCATGAACGGCCAATATGACTTCAGGCCTTTCACAGGGGAATAG
- a CDS encoding sulfite exporter TauE/SafE family protein: MKKTCSYLAVMMLGLFLAAQMCLAANSASVSSSSYKAGDVVEIKGQIEPGADLYLTLSQENMFAPQDTNGVHETKKFKSITANGDFDMDTTIPPIYYLVTNVPEKFGKVEKKKFGGPSVLLGKDNGIYSTTMFYLKKNFDDVDPAARAMMGPIASAKQWNFLRWANENDFGINTIVKEGNRRGKVVIFSKTVVTDESSGNYWDKGTKIDLDKSTGQFTVSFKSFRHTPPGTQFDVYVNGDKTTAYTIEKNGYWLSKGYRYMNPIWIILGAILVGTYFSMIGAAGGLLMAAFQALVVNTMGPVGINAANVLKPSNMALTLFSPLGSFWRYAVVEKRVAWPVGLSFSVGIFIGSIWLGKYVSAVLPMKAYQEWLAVLVVLMGIKTLMEMTPKAMRKRKNIKAMTQKFNAEIAKAKAEGRAAEMGSIEPVKTGLTDYRFKFWGEEFRINPLLFGIIGVIIGIVSRSFGVGGGFLLVPAMTSIGALPMYVAVPISLIGTCFSSIGSFIGYLITGYLPDMTLAISIIIGGFAGGMLGSRAQKMFSEMTLKVVLACTLFFLFFRFFKIEIWI; the protein is encoded by the coding sequence ATGAAAAAAACCTGTTCGTATCTGGCTGTCATGATGCTGGGTCTGTTTTTGGCAGCCCAGATGTGTCTGGCCGCAAACAGTGCAAGTGTATCGTCCTCATCTTACAAGGCAGGTGATGTAGTCGAGATAAAGGGGCAGATTGAGCCCGGTGCTGATCTTTACCTGACCCTGTCCCAGGAAAATATGTTCGCCCCCCAGGACACGAACGGCGTCCATGAGACCAAAAAGTTCAAAAGCATCACGGCCAATGGTGATTTTGATATGGACACCACCATCCCACCCATCTACTACCTGGTGACCAACGTACCGGAAAAATTCGGCAAGGTGGAAAAAAAGAAATTCGGCGGCCCCTCTGTTCTCCTGGGCAAGGATAACGGCATTTACTCTACCACTATGTTCTATCTGAAAAAAAACTTTGACGATGTGGATCCGGCTGCCCGGGCCATGATGGGCCCCATCGCCTCGGCCAAGCAGTGGAACTTTCTGCGCTGGGCCAATGAAAACGATTTCGGCATCAACACCATTGTCAAAGAGGGCAACCGCAGGGGCAAGGTGGTGATCTTCTCCAAAACCGTGGTCACGGATGAATCCAGCGGAAACTACTGGGACAAGGGAACCAAAATCGACCTGGACAAGAGCACGGGGCAATTTACCGTCAGCTTTAAATCCTTCAGGCACACCCCTCCCGGAACCCAGTTTGACGTATATGTCAACGGCGATAAAACAACCGCCTACACCATTGAGAAAAACGGATACTGGCTGTCCAAGGGCTACCGATACATGAACCCTATCTGGATTATTCTCGGCGCCATCCTGGTGGGCACCTACTTTTCTATGATCGGTGCGGCCGGCGGCCTGCTCATGGCGGCCTTCCAGGCCTTGGTGGTCAACACCATGGGGCCTGTGGGCATCAACGCAGCCAACGTGCTCAAGCCATCCAACATGGCCTTGACCCTGTTCTCCCCCTTAGGCTCTTTCTGGCGATATGCCGTGGTTGAAAAACGGGTGGCCTGGCCCGTAGGCCTCTCCTTCAGCGTAGGTATTTTTATCGGCTCCATCTGGCTGGGCAAATACGTTTCAGCTGTTCTGCCCATGAAGGCCTATCAAGAGTGGCTGGCCGTTCTGGTGGTGCTCATGGGGATCAAGACCCTTATGGAGATGACGCCGAAGGCCATGAGAAAACGAAAAAATATCAAGGCCATGACCCAGAAGTTCAATGCGGAAATCGCCAAGGCCAAGGCTGAAGGGCGTGCCGCTGAAATGGGCTCCATCGAACCTGTTAAAACCGGGTTAACCGACTACCGTTTCAAGTTCTGGGGTGAAGAGTTCAGAATCAATCCTTTGCTCTTTGGTATTATCGGCGTGATCATCGGCATCGTCTCCCGTTCTTTTGGCGTGGGCGGCGGCTTTTTGTTGGTACCTGCCATGACATCCATCGGTGCACTACCCATGTATGTAGCCGTGCCCATATCCCTGATCGGCACCTGTTTTTCCAGTATCGGCTCTTTTATCGGGTACCTGATTACCGGGTATTTACCGGATATGACCCTGGCCATTTCCATTATTATCGGCGGATTTGCCGGCGGTATGCTCGGCTCCAGAGCCCAGAAAATGTTTTCTGAGATGACCCTGAAAGTGGTGCTGGCCTGTACCTTGTTCTTCCTGTTCTTCAGATTTTTCAAAATCGAAATCTGGATATAA
- a CDS encoding DUF2059 domain-containing protein has product MKSKTYVVFLVLAITISFNLNVFAASESHRNAADQLLYTMDLDTLLAGTIESMLQLELSQNSALQPYKNTMRQFFNKYMSGESLREAFINIYVETFTEKEINELNAFYSTPTGQKSLKESPAMMTKGGRIGQQRIQENISELKMMIQEEAKRIQKLQQTSE; this is encoded by the coding sequence ATGAAGTCTAAAACCTATGTTGTTTTTTTAGTACTGGCAATAACTATATCGTTTAATTTAAATGTATTTGCAGCTTCGGAAAGTCATCGTAATGCTGCGGATCAATTGCTTTATACAATGGATCTCGATACTCTTTTGGCCGGCACAATTGAAAGTATGTTGCAGTTAGAGTTATCGCAAAATTCTGCTTTACAGCCATATAAAAATACCATGAGGCAATTTTTCAACAAATATATGAGTGGAGAAAGTTTAAGAGAAGCTTTTATTAATATTTATGTTGAAACTTTTACGGAAAAAGAGATTAATGAACTTAATGCGTTTTACAGCACTCCAACAGGACAAAAATCCCTAAAAGAATCCCCTGCTATGATGACTAAGGGTGGGAGAATTGGTCAGCAGAGAATTCAAGAAAATATCTCTGAGTTAAAAATGATGATTCAAGAAGAAGCCAAAAGAATCCAAAAGTTGCAACAAACTTCTGAATAA
- the leuD gene encoding 3-isopropylmalate dehydratase small subunit, with product MKDFKGKMLCLDRADINTDEIIPAKYLTEISKSALKPHLLEDLVLEGFNPETDLKDVRVIVSRGNFGCGSSREHAPWALEVNGINVVIAPSFARIFRQNMFNCGMMAIELPDEKVQTLFELGADKKTQLCVDVENDTLIVTDGSGKALTLEFSISEFDKALVKTGGWVEFADKNY from the coding sequence ATGAAAGACTTTAAAGGAAAAATGCTCTGCCTGGACCGGGCAGATATCAATACCGACGAAATTATACCGGCCAAATATTTGACCGAAATTTCAAAATCCGCTTTAAAACCCCATCTGCTTGAAGATCTGGTTCTGGAGGGCTTTAATCCTGAAACTGATCTCAAAGATGTCCGTGTGATTGTATCCCGTGGCAATTTTGGTTGCGGCTCTTCCAGGGAGCATGCCCCATGGGCCCTGGAAGTCAACGGCATCAACGTCGTGATTGCCCCAAGCTTTGCCCGTATCTTCAGGCAGAATATGTTCAATTGTGGCATGATGGCCATTGAACTGCCCGACGAAAAAGTTCAGACCCTGTTTGAACTGGGCGCCGACAAAAAGACTCAGCTTTGCGTAGATGTGGAAAACGACACTCTTATTGTAACAGATGGCAGTGGTAAAGCGCTGACACTTGAATTTTCTATTTCAGAGTTTGATAAAGCCCTGGTGAAAACCGGGGGGTGGGTAGAGTTCGCAGATAAAAACTATTAA
- a CDS encoding 3-isopropylmalate dehydratase large subunit translates to MGKTIAEKIFDAHLVDKPFGDVSVLRLDRVFCHEITTPTAIQDLVARGKDRVFDPDKIKAVIDHVSPAKDSKTALQGKIMRDWAIRHNIKDFFDIGENGVCHALFPEKGFVRPGFTIIMGDSHTCTHGAFGAFAAGVGTTDLEVGILKGVCTFKQPETFKIEITGNLRPGVYAKDIILEVIRQISVNGATNMVIEFTGPVVDAMGMDQRMTLANMAVEAGATSGLCLPDMTTVDYLWPFIKDEFKTPEDALAQYSQFCSDPDAVYAKTKTIDVSNLEPLATFGFKPDNVKPVSQMPDTHVDQVYIGSCTNGRIEDLREAAAEVAGKKINPGVRAIVSPATPDIFSAALDEGLIKIFMDAGFCVTNPTCGACLGMSNGVLAEGEVAASTTNRNFNGRMGKGGMVHLVSPATAAATALHGVLTHSDRFKN, encoded by the coding sequence ATGGGAAAAACAATTGCTGAAAAAATTTTTGACGCCCATCTGGTGGACAAACCCTTCGGGGATGTCAGCGTGCTGCGCCTGGATCGGGTGTTCTGTCATGAAATTACCACTCCGACTGCGATCCAGGACCTGGTTGCAAGGGGAAAAGACCGGGTGTTTGATCCGGATAAAATTAAGGCGGTGATTGATCATGTTTCACCGGCCAAAGATTCCAAAACCGCCCTGCAGGGAAAGATTATGAGGGACTGGGCCATTCGTCACAACATAAAAGATTTTTTTGATATCGGCGAGAACGGGGTTTGCCATGCCCTGTTTCCTGAAAAAGGGTTTGTCCGTCCCGGATTCACCATCATTATGGGCGACTCTCACACCTGTACCCACGGGGCATTTGGTGCCTTTGCCGCGGGCGTGGGCACCACGGATCTGGAAGTGGGGATTTTAAAGGGGGTGTGTACCTTTAAGCAGCCGGAAACATTTAAAATTGAAATTACCGGAAACCTTAGGCCGGGCGTATATGCCAAGGATATTATTCTTGAAGTGATTCGTCAGATTTCCGTGAACGGGGCGACCAACATGGTCATTGAGTTCACAGGACCTGTGGTGGATGCCATGGGCATGGACCAGCGCATGACCCTTGCCAATATGGCCGTGGAGGCTGGTGCAACCTCAGGGCTCTGCCTGCCGGATATGACAACGGTGGATTATCTGTGGCCTTTTATTAAGGATGAGTTCAAGACCCCCGAGGATGCCCTGGCACAATACTCCCAGTTCTGTTCCGATCCGGATGCCGTTTATGCAAAGACAAAGACTATTGATGTCAGCAACCTTGAACCCCTGGCAACCTTTGGATTCAAACCGGACAATGTTAAGCCGGTGTCACAGATGCCCGATACGCACGTGGATCAGGTTTACATCGGCTCCTGTACCAACGGGCGTATAGAGGATCTTCGTGAGGCAGCCGCCGAGGTGGCAGGCAAAAAAATTAACCCCGGCGTCCGGGCCATTGTATCTCCTGCCACACCGGATATTTTCAGTGCGGCACTGGATGAAGGGCTGATTAAAATTTTTATGGATGCAGGATTCTGCGTCACCAATCCCACCTGCGGCGCCTGTCTTGGGATGAGCAACGGGGTTCTGGCCGAAGGCGAGGTCGCGGCGTCCACCACCAACAGGAATTTTAACGGACGAATGGGCAAAGGCGGTATGGTTCACCTCGTGAGCCCGGCAACAGCCGCAGCCACAGCACTCCATGGCGTGCTCACGCACTCTGACCGGTTTAAAAATTAG
- a CDS encoding helix-turn-helix domain-containing protein, whose product MKIKLGPLLRAIRNARHLTIKDVATKAGVSSSLLSQIERNRISPSLDTLLELLEVYGVSPEKFFKDYETMNRVEIIKKDQRRVYQRKGFKYETLCGLSQSKGNHSFTAFFLEIAPGQQRGDEDDGHLGRELGIVVNGSGQLIYGGDVYDISDGDALSFSSQIPHVIKNSGDDLFQAYWIVTPADGEDYFGEGNNK is encoded by the coding sequence ATGAAAATCAAGCTGGGCCCGTTGCTGCGGGCCATTCGAAATGCACGGCATCTGACCATAAAAGATGTGGCAACAAAAGCCGGGGTCAGTTCAAGTCTGTTGTCCCAGATTGAACGCAACCGCATATCCCCGTCCTTGGATACCTTGCTGGAATTGCTGGAAGTCTACGGGGTCTCTCCGGAAAAGTTTTTTAAAGATTATGAGACCATGAACCGGGTGGAGATTATAAAAAAGGACCAGCGTCGGGTTTACCAGCGCAAGGGGTTTAAATATGAAACCCTGTGCGGACTCAGCCAATCCAAAGGGAACCACTCATTTACGGCTTTTTTTCTTGAGATTGCACCGGGACAGCAGCGGGGGGATGAGGATGACGGCCATCTTGGCCGGGAGCTTGGGATTGTGGTTAACGGTTCCGGCCAGTTAATTTACGGCGGGGATGTCTACGATATCAGTGACGGAGATGCCCTGTCTTTTTCATCTCAGATACCCCATGTGATTAAAAATTCGGGTGACGATCTGTTTCAGGCCTATTGGATTGTCACACCGGCGGACGGTGAAGATTATTTTGGTGAAGGAAATAATAAATAA
- a CDS encoding IMPACT family protein codes for MDCEKPVFYSVGRSESDPVRRAEIKIKRSVFVCRLSYVDTIDGAKQFISKITKEYKTATHNCWAYVVGDCGQISHCSDAGEPPGTAGKPMLNALLSHNMSCVSAVVTRYFGGVKLGVRGLIDAYALAVGEAIAQAPLVRLVKTQSFQICLDYSLNDSFLNRISALKTTIPGTDYKEKVTHELVVELSDLSALESILIQYQRQGLLDYIKIPA; via the coding sequence ATGGATTGCGAAAAACCGGTTTTTTATTCCGTGGGGCGGTCTGAGTCCGATCCCGTGCGCCGGGCGGAAATAAAAATTAAGCGTTCTGTATTTGTCTGCAGGCTGAGCTACGTTGATACCATTGACGGGGCAAAGCAATTTATTTCCAAGATTACCAAAGAATACAAAACCGCCACCCATAACTGCTGGGCTTATGTGGTGGGTGATTGCGGGCAGATCAGTCATTGCTCAGATGCGGGTGAACCGCCGGGCACGGCTGGCAAGCCCATGCTCAATGCACTTTTATCCCATAACATGTCCTGTGTTTCGGCGGTTGTTACCCGGTATTTCGGCGGGGTGAAACTCGGGGTTCGCGGTTTGATTGATGCCTACGCTCTGGCTGTGGGCGAAGCCATTGCCCAGGCTCCTCTTGTCCGGCTGGTGAAGACGCAGTCTTTCCAAATCTGCCTGGATTACAGCCTGAATGATTCTTTTTTAAACCGCATCAGTGCCTTGAAGACTACAATTCCAGGAACGGATTATAAAGAAAAGGTCACTCATGAACTGGTTGTGGAATTGTCCGACCTTTCGGCCCTGGAATCAATACTCATTCAATATCAGCGCCAAGGGCTTTTAGATTATATTAAGATACCCGCCTGA
- a CDS encoding transposase has product MKIRNEADVLINKLLPFVEKYTDSLNTELTQSSPGMTLSKSQKFWLGFCITGIILTSSINWAAFSRISVGLYKTTALSWMFRHSKIAWEHLFHLSLKIIFKVYGITKGVVSIDDSDKKRSKCTTKIFGVHKIKDKSTGGFCMGQGLVFLVLITPKLSFPIGYAFHIPDPKISEWTKEDKRLKKAGVPKSERPKKPVRSEEYPTIPMIAKALLKIFVEKHPEIKIEAIVADALYGNAEFMDEASKIAGNAQVISQIRYNQNILLKSDKKSVETYFKNIQPIQKTIHVRGGKEVVVLIKSARIHVCAHKKKRFVIAIKYIGEKDYRYLAASDLTWRYPDIIDAFTLRWLVEVFIQDHKTNEGWGNLTKQPDEDGSYRSLTLSLLVDHCLLLHPDQVASINNKLHARTVGSLCDTVKVDCILSFVEQIIHSDDPESHFKQISVFLKEHFVKANDSQKHMNLNSWGNYQSAPSLKYKAFC; this is encoded by the coding sequence ATGAAAATAAGGAATGAGGCGGATGTGTTAATAAATAAGCTGTTGCCGTTTGTTGAAAAGTATACTGATTCACTGAATACTGAATTAACACAGTCATCCCCAGGAATGACCTTAAGCAAATCACAAAAATTCTGGCTGGGTTTCTGCATCACTGGAATCATCTTGACCAGCAGCATCAATTGGGCTGCTTTTTCACGTATCAGTGTGGGATTGTATAAAACTACAGCTCTTTCCTGGATGTTTCGCCATTCTAAAATTGCTTGGGAGCATCTGTTTCATCTCAGCCTTAAAATTATTTTCAAAGTATATGGCATTACCAAAGGTGTTGTCAGTATTGATGATTCCGATAAAAAGCGTAGTAAATGCACAACAAAAATTTTTGGAGTCCACAAAATAAAAGACAAATCAACGGGTGGTTTTTGCATGGGGCAAGGCTTAGTATTTTTGGTGTTGATAACACCAAAACTCAGCTTTCCAATTGGCTACGCCTTTCATATTCCTGATCCAAAAATCAGCGAATGGACCAAGGAGGATAAAAGATTAAAAAAGGCTGGCGTACCAAAATCAGAACGCCCAAAAAAACCGGTGCGCTCAGAAGAATATCCTACCATTCCAATGATTGCCAAGGCTCTTTTAAAAATATTTGTAGAGAAACACCCGGAAATAAAAATAGAAGCGATTGTTGCAGATGCCTTATATGGGAATGCTGAGTTCATGGATGAAGCGTCTAAAATTGCAGGAAACGCCCAAGTTATCAGCCAAATAAGGTACAATCAAAATATTTTACTCAAGAGCGATAAAAAATCAGTTGAAACATATTTTAAAAATATTCAACCAATTCAAAAGACCATACATGTACGTGGAGGTAAAGAGGTTGTTGTACTCATTAAAAGTGCCAGAATACATGTGTGTGCTCATAAGAAAAAAAGATTTGTCATTGCAATAAAATACATTGGAGAAAAGGACTATCGGTATCTTGCCGCTTCGGATCTGACCTGGCGATATCCTGATATCATAGACGCATTTACACTCAGATGGTTAGTAGAGGTTTTTATTCAAGACCATAAGACGAATGAAGGCTGGGGAAATTTGACCAAACAACCTGATGAAGACGGGTCTTACAGAAGTTTGACCCTGAGTCTGTTGGTTGATCATTGTCTCCTGCTTCATCCTGACCAGGTGGCCTCGATAAATAACAAACTGCACGCAAGAACTGTTGGCAGCCTATGTGACACCGTCAAAGTTGACTGCATCTTATCCTTTGTCGAACAAATCATTCATAGTGATGACCCAGAATCCCATTTCAAGCAGATCTCGGTATTTTTAAAAGAGCATTTTGTAAAGGCAAACGATTCTCAAAAGCACATGAATCTAAATTCTTGGGGGAATTATCAATCCGCCCCATCATTAAAATACAAAGCATTCTGTTAA